The proteins below come from a single Miscanthus floridulus cultivar M001 chromosome 1, ASM1932011v1, whole genome shotgun sequence genomic window:
- the LOC136490974 gene encoding U-box domain-containing protein 21-like, which produces MSSQQLWTAPAKPEAPPEFLCPITLDLMQDPVAAPTGITYDRAAIESWLLAGGQRTCPVTHGELRAGDLVPNHTLRRLIQDWYATNRCCCCSVDRVRVPATPEEAAVAELQGATRAGDAERCAAAARGVRRLAWREAAQSRRRLESAGAARALAAAFTFFAGTADAAAAATDDVLDVVLAALVLVMPMDEEAILAMGSSTASVARLVAVAANGDLHRRLQAVVVIREIVSLSAYRGAAAGTIDLSANAEAVPQVLVKTIRDGICPPATRACLVAAYHLACTGESAGARLASAGIVTVLVELLVDADKSTAEKALAALDAALAASRDGRARARADALAMPVLVKKMFWVSDAATALVVSALLRICKKCPDDDAAAEAARRHAIVEALQLGALQKVLFLLQAGCRQETKENATELLRLMVRYQGRGEYCVDAMDLGGIKRETAIWTG; this is translated from the coding sequence ATGTCGTCCCAGCAGTTGTGGACGGCTCCCGCCAAGCCGGAGGCGCCACCGGAGTTCCTGTGCCCGATCACGCTAGACCTTATGCAGGACCCTGTCGCGGCGCCCACTGGCATCACCTACGACCGCGCTGCCATCGAGTCCTGGCTGCTCGCCGGCGGCCAGCGCACATGTCCTGTGACACACGGCGAGCTCCGCGCCGGAGACCTCGTCCCCAACCACACTCTCCGCCGCCTCATCCAGGACTGGTACGCCACCAAccgttgctgctgctgcagcgTCGATCGGGTTCGGGTCCCCGCCACGCCTGAGGAGGCCGCCGTCGCCGAGCTCCAGGGCGCCACGCGCGCAGGCGACGCCGAGCGGTGCGCTGCCGCAGCGCGCGGGGTCCGGCGACTCGCCTGGCGGGAGGCGGCGCAGAGCCGGCGCCGCCTCGAGTCCGCCGGCGCGGCGCGCGCTCTCGCCGCGGCGTTCACATTCTTTGCGGGCACCGCCGATGCTGCGGCCGCCGCTACTGACGACGTCCTCGACGTCGTGCTGGCAGCGCTGGTGCTCGTGATGCCGATGGACGAGGAGGCCATCCTGGCCATGGGCTCGTCCACCGCGTCCGTGGCGCGGCTGGTCGCTGTCGCCGCGAACGGCGACCTGCACAGGAGGCTGCAAGCTGTGGTGGTAATCAGAGAGATCGTCTCGCTCTCAGCTTACAGAGGTGCCGCGGCCGGTACGATCGATCTGAGCGCGAACGCCGAGGCCGTCCCCCAAGTATTGGTGAAGACGATCAGAGACGGCATCTGCCCGCCGGCGACCAGGGCGTGCCTGGTCGCGGCGTACCACCTGGCGTGCACCGGCGAGAGCGCCGGGGCGCGCCTCGCGTCGGCCGGGATCGTGACGGTGCTCGTGGAGCTCCTCGTTGACGCTGACAAGAGCACGGCCGAGAAGGCTCTCGCCGCGCTCGACGCAGCACTGGCGGCGTCTCGCGACGGCAGAGCACGTGCCCGTGCCGACGCGCTCGCCATGCCCGTTCTGGTCAAGAAAATGTTCTGGGTGTCCGACGCCGCCACCGCGCTCGTCGTGTCCGCGCTGCTGCGCATCTGCAAGAAATGCCCGGACGACGACGCGGCGGCAGAGGCAGCTAGGCGGCACGCCATCGTTGAGGCGCTGCAGCTGGGCGCCCTCCAGAAGGTGCTGTTCCTTCTGCAGGCTGGGTGCAGACAGGAAACCAAGGAGAATGCAACTGAGCTGCTGAGGTTGATGGTCAGGTATCAGGGCAGAGGGGAGTACTGCGTGGACGCCATGGATTTGGGAGGGATCAAGAGAGAGACTGCAATTTGGACAGGATAG